One Denticeps clupeoides chromosome 10, fDenClu1.1, whole genome shotgun sequence genomic window carries:
- the LOC114798634 gene encoding F-actin-capping protein subunit beta isoforms 1 and 2-like isoform X1: MNDQQLDCALDLMRRLPPQQIEKNLSDLIDLVPSLCEDLLSSVDQPLKIARDKAVGKDYLLCDYNRDGDSYRSPWSNKYEPPIDDGALPSARLRKLEVEANNAFDQYRDLYFEGGVSSVYLWDLDHGFAGVILIKKAGDGSKKIKGCWDSIHVVEVQEKSGGRNAHYKLTSTVMLWLQTTKTGSGTMNLGGSLTRQMEKDEPVGDSSPHIANIGRLVEDMENKIRTTLNEIYFGKTKDIVNGLRSIESLPDNEMYRQLQKELSQVLTQRQISGQPEE, from the exons ATG AACGACCAGCAGCTGGACTGTGCCCTGGATCTGATGAGGCGTCTGCCTCCCCAGCAGATAGAGAAGAACCTCAGTGACCTCATTGACCTG GTGCCCAGTTTGTGTGAAGACCTCTTGTCCTCTGTAGACCAGCCCCTAAAGATTGCTCGGGACAAAGCAGTGGGGAAGGACTATCTGCTCTGTGACTACAACCGTGACGGAGATTCTTACAG ATCACCTTGGAGCAACAAGTATGAACCCCCTATAGATGACGGGGCCCTGCCATCAGCCCGTTTGCGCAAGCTGGAGGTGGAAGCCAACAACGCATTCGATCAGTACCGAGACCT ATACTTTGAAGGAGGGGTGTCGTCTGTGTACCTGTGGGATTTGGATCATGGCTTTGCAGGGGTCATCCTTATTAAGAAGGCAGGAGATGGTTCGAAAAAGATCAAAGGCTGCTGGGACTCCATACACGTAGTGGAGGTTCAG GAGAAATCTGGTGGCCGAAATGCTCACTACAAGCTCACCTCCACGGTCATGctgtggcttcagaccaccAAGACCGGTTCTGGTACCATGAACCTTGGAGGAAGCCTCACGAGACAG ATGGAGAAAGATGAACCAGTTGGAGACTCCTCCCCTCATATTGCAAACATTGGGCGTCTAGTTGAG GACATGGAAAATAAGATTCGCACGACTCTCAATGAGATCTACTTTGGGAAGACAAAAGATATAGTGAATGGCCTGAG ATCTATTGAGTCACTGCCTGATAATGAAATGTACCGGCAGCTTCAGAAGGAGCTTTCTCAGGTTCTGACCCAGCGTCAGATCTCAGGCCAGCCTGAGGAGTAG
- the LOC114798634 gene encoding F-actin-capping protein subunit beta-like isoform X2, with the protein MNDQQLDCALDLMRRLPPQQIEKNLSDLIDLVPSLCEDLLSSVDQPLKIARDKAVGKDYLLCDYNRDGDSYRSPWSNKYEPPIDDGALPSARLRKLEVEANNAFDQYRDLYFEGGVSSVYLWDLDHGFAGVILIKKAGDGSKKIKGCWDSIHVVEVQEKSGGRNAHYKLTSTVMLWLQTTKTGSGTMNLGGSLTRQMEKDEPVGDSSPHIANIGRLVEDMENKIRTTLNEIYFGKTKDIVNGLRSVQPLGDRLKQEALRNDLMIQLKRKQQS; encoded by the exons ATG AACGACCAGCAGCTGGACTGTGCCCTGGATCTGATGAGGCGTCTGCCTCCCCAGCAGATAGAGAAGAACCTCAGTGACCTCATTGACCTG GTGCCCAGTTTGTGTGAAGACCTCTTGTCCTCTGTAGACCAGCCCCTAAAGATTGCTCGGGACAAAGCAGTGGGGAAGGACTATCTGCTCTGTGACTACAACCGTGACGGAGATTCTTACAG ATCACCTTGGAGCAACAAGTATGAACCCCCTATAGATGACGGGGCCCTGCCATCAGCCCGTTTGCGCAAGCTGGAGGTGGAAGCCAACAACGCATTCGATCAGTACCGAGACCT ATACTTTGAAGGAGGGGTGTCGTCTGTGTACCTGTGGGATTTGGATCATGGCTTTGCAGGGGTCATCCTTATTAAGAAGGCAGGAGATGGTTCGAAAAAGATCAAAGGCTGCTGGGACTCCATACACGTAGTGGAGGTTCAG GAGAAATCTGGTGGCCGAAATGCTCACTACAAGCTCACCTCCACGGTCATGctgtggcttcagaccaccAAGACCGGTTCTGGTACCATGAACCTTGGAGGAAGCCTCACGAGACAG ATGGAGAAAGATGAACCAGTTGGAGACTCCTCCCCTCATATTGCAAACATTGGGCGTCTAGTTGAG GACATGGAAAATAAGATTCGCACGACTCTCAATGAGATCTACTTTGGGAAGACAAAAGATATAGTGAATGGCCTGAG gagtGTACAGCCCCTGGGGGACAGGTTAAAACAGGAGGCTCTGAGAAACGACCTGATGATCCAGCTCAAACGCAAGCAGCAGAGCTAA